CCCACCGGAAGATCAGGAGCCGCGTTATGCGGTTCTATGACCTGATTGACTTCCGCGTTATCATAGAGTTTGTGCATTCTCCCTATGAGTTCTATGTAGATAGGATTTTGTGCGTCGAGTTCCTTTGCGATCTTTCCCGCATAGGCAGGATTTCCAAGAATATCATTCCCCACAAAGTTCATTTCTAAGATGGCTTTTTTTCCGGAAAGATTGAATTCCGATAAGAAAGAAGGTAGGAGTTCCGACGAAGAAAAACCGGTGACCCTTCCTAACCAACATTTGACTCGAACTGAAAAACGATTGATGAAGTTTCCCATCTCGTCTTCAAGAGCTTTACGGTCTCTCGGAGCCGGTCCTCGAGATTGAGGAACTCCTTTTCCTCCGGAAACATTAGAAGATCCGGAACGACCTCCCGATCCTCCGCCGGGACGCGAAGAAGAATCTCTTCCTCCGGCCTGACTTCTCTGGCCTTGACGAACGTTGGGCTGGCTGGTTTTACGGGCTGCTTCTTCTTTCTTTTTATCCTTATCGTTGACGACCTTGCCGCCAGCAGACTGGAATTTATCGAACATTTCTTTTCTGGCCTTATCATCCAGATTGTTCACTCCAATGGAGCGTTTTGTTTTATCAAACTCAGCCATAATGCAACCCTTGCAATCCCGCGTCTCAGTTCAAATTTGCAGTTCTGAGAAATAAATCAAGAAAGATACTGATTCATTTTACTTCTTGACAGACCTTTCTTCCGGGTGTTTTTTCGATCTGATGATCATCCGCAGCGAGATTCGAGAGAACCATATCGTTCTTAGCGTTCTTGAAGATATTCTGATGGATAATTCAAGGGATTTCTACTACGAATTTGAAGAATCGATAAAAACCGGTAGTCCTGAAATCATCAGTTTTTTCCTAGGAAAAGTCAAATTCATAGATTCTTCCGGAATCGGCATTATTATCAAAGTACGTAATCAAATCCGCGAAAAAAACGGCACTGTAAACATATTCGGCCTCAATAAATCCTTAAACTCGGTGTTTCGACTATCGGGTTTGGATAAAATTGTGAACCTTTATACGAACGAAGAGTTTCTAAACAAGTATCCGATTTTTCAGGAGTTTGTGGATCAAAATTCTAAATGAAACTAATATTCCAATCTTTCTCTGTTCTTGTCATTCTTCTCCTTGTTCAATGCTCCTGGGTCCACGAAAGAGGGATCTTCTTCTGGGGCAAAAGTCAGAACTTAATTTATAACTCTGAAGAAGTCGCGTATTTCAAAATTTCCCCTTCCAAAGTCGATCAGTTTGATGAATTTGTTCCTCCGGGTCCCTTTTCTCATCCCGTCGATCTCAAACCGGAACAATGGAAGGATCTTTTAGGAAATCTCAAGTATGTAAAAAAATCCTCTCTCGGCTTTTTTACGGATCACGTCTTTTCAGATGGAGAATTGGAGATCATCGCAAGAGATCTTCCTCACGTTTTAAAATCTCTTCCTGAAAATAAGATCCTCGTTTTGATCACGAAATACGATGACATTCAATCCGTAATTTCCACGGAAGAATTGACCACGGCTCTTGTCTGGGGTGATAAAACAAAGGTGAACATCGTCTTTGGTAAGATCAAAAGAGAAATCATCGATAAAAACATCGGTTTTGATTTTAGTCTCTGGACGGATATCAGACAGATCTATCTCACAAACGTTTCAGACGGAACCGAGATTTCGGATAACGGAGCGGTTCAATTCCAAACGGTAAAGAACGTTCCCAATCGTAAGTGGGTGGTTTTTAATCTGGATCAGATGGATCAGTATAAATTCAAACCTCGAAAGAGAAACGAAATTCGTAAACTTACGGACGAAAACGATCGACCCGGCGGCGGTTGATCGACTTCCTTCGTTTTCCCCTTCTTCTCCGATCGATTTAGAGAGATTCTTGAAAAAGAATTTCTCTAAAAAAGACAAAATCCCTTCCTCAAATTCCTCTCCTCTTGAATCAAAAACAATAAGATTTAAAGCAATAATCCGCTCTTAACTCCTAACCTTTTTTTTCTTTGAAAGACCGGATCTTTGTTTAGAATTTTTGAATGTGTATTCTTCCGAAATTGGATTCGAAACGGACTTTAAAGTCCGAAAGCAAGTGTTTTTTTGCAAGGATGATTTGTCGGAAGAAGTTTACAGCTTTGCAGAAGAGTTAAAAAGTGTGAGTTCCTACTTTTCAAGCCTCAGAGAAAGATTCGTTCTATCTTTGTCTGAAATTCTCTTTTGTTAAAATAGAATTTTGTGACATCGATTTAAATGTGAGAGTTCCTACTTTTGAAAGATTCGTCGCCGTCTACGGAGAACGTTTAGAAAACCGAGGAGTTCCTACTTTAAGAAATGGAAAACGCCGATGCAATCGAGCCTTTTTAAAAGTGAGAGTTCCCACTTCCCTTGGAACTACGAAATTTCTCCCTTGTTCTATTTTGTGTGAGTTCCACCTTTTCATAGGGAAATCTGAAAATCAGTCCTTTGAAAAACGAGGGAGTTCCCACACTTCTGAGTTCCTACTTTTTTAAAGGATTTTCCGCAAGGCTTCAAAGTCCGGTTTCCCTGGAGGATTCAAGTTTGTATCTCCAGCCAAGGCCATTGTAAAAAACTGTGGGAACTCCCGCATGTCCCTCTCCATTTTGAAAAGTGAGATCGGGTCCGGGCTAAAATCAGAATTCATTTCCCGGAGAGGGGGTAGCGGAAAACGCGAATGCGTTTGTAGCGAGGGGGAAACCTCCCCCTTTTTATCCATTATCCTACGACAGACTTACAACGACCGCAGAGGTCCCCTTCTTTTTCGATGTCTTCGGTATGTCTCCAACAACGAGGACATTCTCCTTGCGCAGGTTTCAAAACCTTTACGGAGAATTTTTCATTCTCATGAGAAGATAGGACTTCCAACTTAGGATTGGTTTCGTGCACTTGCGATACGACAAAGAGCAGTTCCAAGGTTTCTTTCGGGAGAAACTTTGTGAGTTGTGATCCATCCTTTGGAGTGATCTCAAGACCCGCTTCGAGTGACTTCCCAAGTTTGCCTTCTTGTCTGGCGAGTTCAAGCGCCTTCTGAACGGCTTCCCTTGCCTGCAGAGCGGATTCGAACTTCTCTTCGAGCCCAGGATTCTTCCAAGATTTGAAATCCGGAAACGTTTGTAAGAATACGGATTCTTTTTTTCCGTTTTCAGCCCAGACCTCTTCGGCGGTAAAACTCAAGATCGGCGCCGTAAGAATACTTAACGTTTCCAGAATATGCTGTAACGCGGTCGCAGAAGATCTTCTCGTTTTGGAATTTCTTGCGTCGCAATACATTCGATCTCGAATCATATCAAAATAATCCTGAGACAAGGTCACCGTACAAAATAGAATGAGTTTTTGATAGATCTGATGAAACTGATACGTTTCATAACTCGCACCCGCGTCTTCCACAAACTGAGCGAGTTTGGAAAGATAGAATCGATCCAACTCTTCCAATTCTTCAAAGGGAAGATTTTGTTCCGCGCTATGACCTTCTAAATTTCCGAGAAGATAGCGGAATGTATTTCTGATCTTTCGATATTGTTCGGATACGATCTTGATAGATTCTTTTCCCACCTTGATATCGTCTCTGAAGTCCAGAGAACTTACCCAAAGTCTAAGAATATCGGCTCCGAACACGTTGATGATATCGGTGGTAGGATCGATTCCGTTTCCAAGAGATTTGGACATCGGGTGCCCTTTCTCATCCAGAACGTATCCGTGAGTCAATACCGTTTTGTAGGGAGGAATTCCTCTGAGAGCCATCGACGGCCAGAGCGAAGACTGAAACCAACCCCTGTGTTGATCGGAACCTTCCAAGTATAGATCCGCGGACGGTTCATTCTTTCTTTCGTCTAACACGGCAAAGCTGGAAACCCCGGAGTCAAACCAAACGTCTAAAATATCGTTTCCTTTTTTGAAAGAATCCTTTCCGCACTTCTCGCACTTTGCATCGGAAGGAAGAAGCTCGCTCGCTTTCTCGGAATACCAGATCTCGATTCCTTTTTCCCGAACCTTCTGAGTAAAAAATTGAATCGAAGCCGCGTTGATATGAGTTTCTCCGCAGGATTCGCAGGTAAACGCGGGAATCGGAACTCCCCAGTTTCTCTGACGAGACAAACACCAATCCGGTCTTGTCTCCACCATCGAACGAATTCTTGTGATTCCCCAATTCGGAATCCACTGAACCCCGTCGATCGCCGCGAGAGATTTTTCTCTGAGTTCGTTAAAATCCATCTTAAAAAACCACTGCGGCGTTGCGCGAAAGATCAGAGGTTTTTTACTTCTCCAGCTATGAGGATAAGAATGTTCGAACTCACTGTGATGAAAGAGTAAGCCCTTGTCTTTTAAAAGTTCTATGATGAGAGGGTTTGCATCAAAGACCTTGGTTCCCTGCATGAGCGGAAATTCATCGGTATATTTTCCATAATCATCCACGGGTGAGAATGGTTCGAGTCCGGCCGCGAGTCCCACCTTGTAGTCGTCTTGTCCGTGTCCGGGCGCCGTGTGAACACAACCGGTTCCCGCTTCCAGAGTCACGTGATCTCCAAAGAGAGGAATGGAAACTCGATCTATAAAAGGATGTTGGAATTGGAGAGCCGCGAGTTCGTCCGTAGTGATCGGTTTTACTTTTGTCAACGCGACTCCGGTCGCGGTCGTCACGTTTTCGGCGAGTCCGTCTGCGAGAATCAATTCCTCTCCGGACTCCGTTTTAAAAATAGAATATTCAATTTTTCTGTTAAAGCAAATCGCAAGATTGGCAGGAAGAGTCCAAGGGGTCGTCGTCCAAATTAAACAGTAACGATTGTTTTCTCCGATCACGGGAAACTTTACATAGATCGAAGGGGAAACGTGAGGATAGTATTCGATCTCGGCTTCCGCGTGCGCCGTCGCCAAATCGATCGACCAATAGACCGGCTTTTTGCCGCGATAGACGTAACCTTTCTGAAAAAGATCTCCGAATACTTCCACGATTCTCGCTTCGAAATCGGGAGACATCGTTTTGTAGATTCTTCCTTCTTCCCAGAAACAAAGAAAACGACTCAAGTCTTCGCTTTGTTTTCCCACAAACTCTTCGGCGTAGTTTCTACAAAGTTGTCTTAGTTCCTCGGGACCGGTTTCACGGGCCTTCTTTCCTAAATTCTTCAAAACCTGAACTTCGATCGGAAGTCCGTGACAATCCCATCCGGGAATCATGTCCGTATAATAACCGGCGAGGGCCTTCGATTTTACGATCGTATCTTTTAAGATCTTATTGAGAGCGTGACCCAAATGAAAATTTCCGTTCGCATAAGGAGGGCCGTCGTGAAGAATGAATTCTTTTTTTCCTTTTCTTTGTTCCCTCATCTTACGAAAGATCTGCCCAGACTTCCAAGCCTGGACCTGAGCGGGTTCTCTTTTTGCAAGATCGGCCTTCATAGGAAAGTCGGTTTTGGGTAGAAGTACGGTAGATGAATACGGATTTTCTTTTTGTGTTTCGCTCATATAGATATCAATAGTCGATTTTTGTTTTAGGGAGAATCGCTTGGAGTTTCTCTGCGTCTTCTCCTTTGAGTGATGTTTTTTTAATATTCAATCTTTTTAAACGAGTTAGATTCTTCAGCTTTGTGTAATTTGCCGGAAGAACTTTGATCCCCGAGTTTAGATTCAGATCCAATTCTTCCAAGTTGGAAAGACTCGCAAGAATGTCCACGTCCGTCTCGGTCAGAGTCAGCTTGTTCTGATCCATGTAGATCGTTTTGATTTCCGGTAAAAAAAGAAGTTCGGACGGAAGATTGGTAAGATCGTTGTTCCCCGCGAGAAGAACTTTCAGATTCTTTAATTTAGAAAGCTCGGAAGGAAAGGTTGTGAGGTCGTTTCCGAAAACGTTGAGTTGTTCCACACTCTTACATTCTCCGAGGGAATCCGGAAGAGCGGCCAAACTGTTGAGACGAAGGTCCAGACGTTTTAAATTGGGAAATCCGCAAGCTCCCTCGGGAATTGCAGTCAACTTTTGCATTCCTAAATCGAGAATCGTTACCGAAGCGGGATTCGCCTTCGCTTCGTTTAATATTTCTTCCGCATTCTTCTTGCAGGCAGTTGCAAAAACAACGGACAGAGAGAGAAAAAGAATCAGGGTTTGCTTTTGTAAATAGAGAGACTTCATTCTTTCCTTTTCCTTTTTTAGAGTGCGAATATGGCTTCTAAACCGTTTTCATAGGGCTCGTTCAACTGATCAAAAGAAAGACGGATTCCTTCTTTTTGAAATTCTAATACTCCACTTTCGTTCGTCTTTCCGACTGAATAGAATTTGAGTCCGGAAGCTTGTGTTTGTTTTTGAATCTCTTCCTTCTCGGAGGATACAAAGCCGACGAGAACCGCCGTGGAAGTTTCTCCAAAAAGAGTCAGATCGAGACGATCTTGTTTGAGAGAACTCAAGTCCGCGGAAATTCCAAGACGAGAAAAAAGAACCGTCTTTGAAAGTGCGATCGCGATTCCTCCGAGAGAAAGATCTCGGGCCGATTTCAAAATTCCTTTTTCATTCAAGGAAAGAATCAAATTGCAGAGGGCCAATTCTTCTTTGATATCGAGTTCCGGAATCGCTCCGTTGACTTGTCCGTAAACCTTTTTTAAGTATTCGCTTCCACCGAGAGAAGGGCGGAAGTTTCCGAGGATCGCAAGTTCTATGCCGGCTTCTTTCGGAAAGTTGGAAAGAAGTTTTGTTTTGTCTTGAAGAATTCCCACCATTCCGATCGTAGGAGTCGGGAAGATCGGGCCTTCCGGAGACTCGTTGTAAAAGGAAACGTTTCCTCCGGTTACGGGGAGTTCGAGAAAACGGCAGGCGTCCCCCATCCCTCGAATACATTCCGAAAACATATAGTAGTTTTCCGGAATATAAGGATTTGCGAAATTGAGATTATTTGTGACTCCGAGAGGACGCGCGCCAGTTACATAGACGTTACGAGCCGATTCACAAACCGCAAACTCGGCGCCCTTGTAAGGATCCAGATACGTGTATCTGGAATTACAATCGGTTGCGGTCGCGAGCGCCTTGTTTGTGTCGGGGATTGAGGAAAGTCCTCCGTCGAGTCCGGGCCCTATGAGTTTTACGAGTCCAACTTCGCTGTCGTATTGTTCCGTGATCGGCCTTCTGGAACAGACGTTCCAAGAAGAAAGAATTTGAATCAGGACTTCGGTCGCATTCTTACCCGAAGTTACGTCGGGAAGAGAATCCGGTTTCCATGATTTTACCTCGTCCAGATAAGAAGGACGTTTGGTTTCGCGTTCGTAACGGGGAGCTCCTCCGCCTAACACGAGACATTCGGCGGGGATATGGGCCTTGCGGATTCCACCCATAAGAATTTCGATAAATCCGTCGTTTGTGATTTCTCCGATTTGAACCGCATTCAAATTCCATTTTTCGAATATAGATACGAGCTCGGCTTCTTTTCCTTTTTTAGGAACCACAAGCATTCTTTCTTGAGATTCGGAAAGCATCGCTTCGTAGGCGTTCATTCCGGTTTCGCGGAAAGGAACGAGATCCAAGTTGATCTTCATCCCTGTCTTTCCCTTTGCGCTCATCTCCGAAGTAGCACAGGAAATTCCCGCGGCGCCCATATCCTGAATTCCGATCAAGAGACCTTTCTGAATCGCTTCGAGGCTCGCTTCCATAAGAAGTTTTTCCATAAACGGATCTCCGACTTGAACTGCGGAACGTTTGGATTCGGATTCTTTTGAAAGGTCTTTGGAAGCAAAGGAGGCTCCGTGGATTCCGTCTCTTCCCGTCGTAGCTCCGACGATATAAACCGCGTTTCCGATTTGTCCACCGGTGGTCGCACTCGCCATCTGATCGTGACGAACAATTCCGACCGTCATCGCGTTTACGAGAGGATTTTTAGAAAAACATTCATCGATAAAAAGTTCTCCACCTGAAACCGCGATCCCGAGAGAATTTCCGTAGTCGCCGATTCCTTTGACCGCGCGAGAAAGAAGATATTTGTTTCGGGGTTCGTCGGGATTTCCAAAACGAAGAGAATTGAGAGAAACGATCGGGCGAGCGCCCATCGTAAAGATATCTCTCATGATTCCGCCGACACCGGTCGCCGCGCCTTGATACGGTTCCACTGCAGTCGGGTGATTGTGACTTTCGATCTTAAAGACCACGGCGAGTCCGTCGCCGATATCCATCGCGCCCGCGTTCTCTTCTCCGGCTTTTGCGAGGAGCTTATCCGAAGAGGTTGGGAGCGTCTTTAATTTTAGAATCGAGTTTTTATAAGAACAGTGTTCCGACCACATTGCGGAAAAAATTCCGAGTTCTGTGGAGTTCGGGATTCTTCCCAGGATGTCCTGGATTTTTTGAAATTCTTCTGCGGTAAGCCCGTGTTCCAGGGCGTCTTGTAAGGAGACGGCGTCTTTTTCCATCGATTGTCAGTATTTTTTCTGAGTCGCCCTCTGAAAATCAAATATTCCGATAAATTCATCGAAGGAGTTCCCACATTCTCCGGGAAGAATGCCGATCTGGAGAGTGAAAGTTGCTCCTTAGAAAAATCGTGTTTCGTGAGAGTTCCCACAATGGCTCGAGAATAGCGATTGGTTATAGAATTTCGAAGTCCATTGAAATGTAGGAACTCCTTCTTAGATCCGAAAATTTTCAGTTCACAAAAGTTAGCCCGCGATCTTCCGACGAGAAAACTCATCCAACTCACGCGCAAATTCTTTCGAATCCCCCTCGATAGAATCCAGATCGAGGAGAAAGTATTGAACCGCGTGGATTCTTACTTTCAAAAATAAATAGTGCTTTTTAGAAATGATCTTCAACAATTCTTCCGGAAGAATCTTGAGTTCTCCCTTTTCATCGGAGATCTTCAATTCATTCTCCGAGATCGAAATTTTTCCGTTGGTATCTTGAAACCGAATTCTTCTCAAAAAAATAAATGGCCTTAGGATATAATACACGCCGAGAAATCCAAAAAACAAAGGAATCACGTAACGATCCGTTCCATAGTAGAAATAAAATTCCAGAGCGGAGATGATCAATAGAAGAAAGGGTAGAAATCTTCTCTGAAACCAAAGAATCGGTCGATTGTAATAACCGAACAAATAATTCTTCTTTTGTTGTTTTACGTTTAAGATATACGAGTATTCCACATTCGCTCCAAAATTTCGAGTTTCTTTCGTCCTGATAGAATCAACAATCCTCATCTCCTTTTTTGAAACGGAAACGAAAAAGATCGAAGAGTATTCTTTTTGTTTATAACAATGAGTAAGAAGAGATTTCATCTCGGCGACAGCAACGCCGAAACATTTCCGCGCCTCAAAACTAAATTCAATTTTTTGAATCAAGTCAGAATTGATAAATTCTCATCTCAAACCGCAGAAGCACTTCGCATAACAATTCCATACCCAATTCTATTCTAAAATTGAATTTGAGCGAAGCCGTTCCGAAAATAAATCAGATCGAATAGTAGTTTCTTCGATAATACAACAAGGGACGTTGTGTATCGTCGGCCCCGGCCGAGACAACTCTTCCGATTACGATCGAATGATCCCCTCCGTCCACAAACTGATCCACTTCGCATTCGATATAAGAAAGAGTATTCGGAAGAATGGGGAGATCCAATTCTCCTTTTTTACAATTGAGTTCTTCGATAAGCGCGTGTTTGTCGGTTTTTCCCGAGGCGAATTGATTGGAAAGAGAATCCTGTCCTTGTGCTAAAATATTGATCACGAATTTTCCTTCGCTTCGAATCGGATCGTGACTTGCGATATTCTTCTGCAAACAAAAAAGAACCAGAGGAGGATTGAGAGAAAGAGAACTAAAACTGCTTACGGTTAGACCGCTGTTTTTCCCAAGATGAGAATATGTAATGACGGTGACACCCGACGGAAAATGCGAGAGTGCATTCTTAAAAACTTCGTCCGTGATTTTCATGAGGTCGATCTTAAAAACGGAAAGTTCTCTGTCAACTTCTCGCCGGGACAAACCGAACTTGGATAAAAATTTAGATCAAAGAATTCTTAGATTTTACTTTGTAAAAATCGACCTTACTCCTTCGGATGTTTTTTTACGAAACAAATTCGAAGGAGTAAGTATCCGGTTTATTTTTCTCGAGTCAACAATGTAAAAACGAGAGCCAAGACGGCGGGGAACCCTTGCGTAAAAAGAATGGAGAACTTAGCGGTCGCCGCGCCAAAAATACCCGCAACGATGATACAACCTAAGAAAAAAAGAATCGTCTTCTCGCTTTGTTTTTTATCGGACACAAAGAAGGTTCCCCAGAATAAACCCGCGGAAAGAAAGCCGTTGTAAAGTCCTTGGTTCATCGCAAGTTTTACGGAAACGCTCGCGACTTCGGGTGTCATGTTAAAGAGTTTGAGAACAAACGGGGTTTCCCAGAGAAACATTTCCAGAACTAAAAAGAGAATGTGTTCTACTGCGACAAAGATTACTAAGATCGTTTTGGTGAGTTTCATTGGATTTCCTTTCGGTATTCGTGCATTTGGAAAACGGGTCCGCGAAACTGTTACAGTTTTTCAAAAAAAATCATCTCCAATTTAAACTCTTTTCAAAACTTTTTCAGGCTTACAAAGCGGATAAACCGAATTGACAGGGTCGATTCCAACAAAAAGAATCAGAAGAATCCCGAACGGATATCTTCTTTTTCTAAAATTTCGAAGCTGGAGAATTGTTATGCGAAATCGTTTTTATTTAATTCTGACTCTCTTTGTTTCCGTATCATTTTCTTTTTCCTGTCTCTGGATCATTCGACCTTCCGGAAATTATTCGGAACACATAAGTCCCAAAGAACCGGATTATACACTTTTAAAGTTTTGGTCGGCGCTCCCTCAAACAAAAGACGAAGCGGACAAGGTTCCTTCGGAATCTTTTCTCCAAGACAACCAGAGCCAAGCGTTAGTGGACGTCTTCTTTGTTCATCCGACGACGTTTTATGGAAGAGAATGGAACGCTTCCCTGGAAGATACGCGAGTAAACGAAAGAACCGACGAATCAACGATTCGTCAACAAGCTAGTGTTTTTAACTGTTGCGCCAAAATCTACGCGCCTCGTTATAGACAGGCCACTCTCTATTCTTTTTTAGACGCGGAAAACGGAAAACTTGCCTTAGAATTAGCATATCAAGATGTACTCAAGTCT
This is a stretch of genomic DNA from Leptospira tipperaryensis. It encodes these proteins:
- a CDS encoding STAS domain-containing protein — its product is MIIRSEIRENHIVLSVLEDILMDNSRDFYYEFEESIKTGSPEIISFFLGKVKFIDSSGIGIIIKVRNQIREKNGTVNIFGLNKSLNSVFRLSGLDKIVNLYTNEEFLNKYPIFQEFVDQNSK
- a CDS encoding LA_1326/LA_4305 family lipoprotein, with protein sequence MKLIFQSFSVLVILLLVQCSWVHERGIFFWGKSQNLIYNSEEVAYFKISPSKVDQFDEFVPPGPFSHPVDLKPEQWKDLLGNLKYVKKSSLGFFTDHVFSDGELEIIARDLPHVLKSLPENKILVLITKYDDIQSVISTEELTTALVWGDKTKVNIVFGKIKREIIDKNIGFDFSLWTDIRQIYLTNVSDGTEISDNGAVQFQTVKNVPNRKWVVFNLDQMDQYKFKPRKRNEIRKLTDENDRPGGG
- the ileS gene encoding isoleucine--tRNA ligase — protein: MSETQKENPYSSTVLLPKTDFPMKADLAKREPAQVQAWKSGQIFRKMREQRKGKKEFILHDGPPYANGNFHLGHALNKILKDTIVKSKALAGYYTDMIPGWDCHGLPIEVQVLKNLGKKARETGPEELRQLCRNYAEEFVGKQSEDLSRFLCFWEEGRIYKTMSPDFEARIVEVFGDLFQKGYVYRGKKPVYWSIDLATAHAEAEIEYYPHVSPSIYVKFPVIGENNRYCLIWTTTPWTLPANLAICFNRKIEYSIFKTESGEELILADGLAENVTTATGVALTKVKPITTDELAALQFQHPFIDRVSIPLFGDHVTLEAGTGCVHTAPGHGQDDYKVGLAAGLEPFSPVDDYGKYTDEFPLMQGTKVFDANPLIIELLKDKGLLFHHSEFEHSYPHSWRSKKPLIFRATPQWFFKMDFNELREKSLAAIDGVQWIPNWGITRIRSMVETRPDWCLSRQRNWGVPIPAFTCESCGETHINAASIQFFTQKVREKGIEIWYSEKASELLPSDAKCEKCGKDSFKKGNDILDVWFDSGVSSFAVLDERKNEPSADLYLEGSDQHRGWFQSSLWPSMALRGIPPYKTVLTHGYVLDEKGHPMSKSLGNGIDPTTDIINVFGADILRLWVSSLDFRDDIKVGKESIKIVSEQYRKIRNTFRYLLGNLEGHSAEQNLPFEELEELDRFYLSKLAQFVEDAGASYETYQFHQIYQKLILFCTVTLSQDYFDMIRDRMYCDARNSKTRRSSATALQHILETLSILTAPILSFTAEEVWAENGKKESVFLQTFPDFKSWKNPGLEEKFESALQAREAVQKALELARQEGKLGKSLEAGLEITPKDGSQLTKFLPKETLELLFVVSQVHETNPKLEVLSSHENEKFSVKVLKPAQGECPRCWRHTEDIEKEGDLCGRCKSVVG
- a CDS encoding leucine-rich repeat domain-containing protein encodes the protein MKSLYLQKQTLILFLSLSVVFATACKKNAEEILNEAKANPASVTILDLGMQKLTAIPEGACGFPNLKRLDLRLNSLAALPDSLGECKSVEQLNVFGNDLTTFPSELSKLKNLKVLLAGNNDLTNLPSELLFLPEIKTIYMDQNKLTLTETDVDILASLSNLEELDLNLNSGIKVLPANYTKLKNLTRLKRLNIKKTSLKGEDAEKLQAILPKTKIDY
- the purL gene encoding phosphoribosylformylglycinamidine synthase subunit PurL, with translation MEKDAVSLQDALEHGLTAEEFQKIQDILGRIPNSTELGIFSAMWSEHCSYKNSILKLKTLPTSSDKLLAKAGEENAGAMDIGDGLAVVFKIESHNHPTAVEPYQGAATGVGGIMRDIFTMGARPIVSLNSLRFGNPDEPRNKYLLSRAVKGIGDYGNSLGIAVSGGELFIDECFSKNPLVNAMTVGIVRHDQMASATTGGQIGNAVYIVGATTGRDGIHGASFASKDLSKESESKRSAVQVGDPFMEKLLMEASLEAIQKGLLIGIQDMGAAGISCATSEMSAKGKTGMKINLDLVPFRETGMNAYEAMLSESQERMLVVPKKGKEAELVSIFEKWNLNAVQIGEITNDGFIEILMGGIRKAHIPAECLVLGGGAPRYERETKRPSYLDEVKSWKPDSLPDVTSGKNATEVLIQILSSWNVCSRRPITEQYDSEVGLVKLIGPGLDGGLSSIPDTNKALATATDCNSRYTYLDPYKGAEFAVCESARNVYVTGARPLGVTNNLNFANPYIPENYYMFSECIRGMGDACRFLELPVTGGNVSFYNESPEGPIFPTPTIGMVGILQDKTKLLSNFPKEAGIELAILGNFRPSLGGSEYLKKVYGQVNGAIPELDIKEELALCNLILSLNEKGILKSARDLSLGGIAIALSKTVLFSRLGISADLSSLKQDRLDLTLFGETSTAVLVGFVSSEKEEIQKQTQASGLKFYSVGKTNESGVLEFQKEGIRLSFDQLNEPYENGLEAIFAL
- a CDS encoding flavin reductase family protein; its protein translation is MKITDEVFKNALSHFPSGVTVITYSHLGKNSGLTVSSFSSLSLNPPLVLFCLQKNIASHDPIRSEGKFVINILAQGQDSLSNQFASGKTDKHALIEELNCKKGELDLPILPNTLSYIECEVDQFVDGGDHSIVIGRVVSAGADDTQRPLLYYRRNYYSI
- a CDS encoding DUF1304 domain-containing protein, producing the protein MKLTKTILVIFVAVEHILFLVLEMFLWETPFVLKLFNMTPEVASVSVKLAMNQGLYNGFLSAGLFWGTFFVSDKKQSEKTILFFLGCIIVAGIFGAATAKFSILFTQGFPAVLALVFTLLTREK